One Vulcanisaeta thermophila DNA segment encodes these proteins:
- a CDS encoding V-type ATP synthase subunit A — protein sequence MSSEKGKIIYISGPVVKAELPGALLYELVFVGELGLFGEVVRIQGNTAFIQVYEETTGLRPGEPVIRTGEPLSAWLGPGIVNRVYDGVQRPLPLIFDLTKRPFVARGINYDKAPPLDFKRKWKWIPKVKVGDKVEVGDILGVVPETPLFEHRILYPPIYRAGGVVKYIAPEGEYTIDDVIAEVETKEGTVKVKMWHKWPVRRPRPFKEKLPPVQPLITGIRVIDTLFPIAIGGAASIPGPFGSGKTVTIRTLAMYSEARYVIPVLCGERGNEAADALQGLLKLVDPNTGRPLMERTTIIVNTSNMPVAAREASIYMGVTIAEYIRDQGYDAFLMADSTSRWAEAMREVALRIGEMPSEEGFPAYLPTRLAEFYERSGRVITLGSGERLGSVTIAASVSPPGGDFTEPVTSHTLRFVGAFWPLDARLAYSRHYPAINWLMGFSRYVDTVAQWYHKNVAPDWRELRDEAMRVLTREAELQEVVRILGTEALSEQEKHILNTAFIIREGFLKQDAYHPVDVKSLPPKQYWLLRLIITFYRKGLEAISKGVPASALRELDLVKRLPRLRMEVRNEEYQKLIDYEKALVEAIENLERQYESQALVKAA from the coding sequence GTGTCCAGTGAGAAGGGTAAGATAATCTACATAAGCGGCCCCGTGGTCAAGGCAGAACTACCCGGTGCATTGCTCTATGAGTTAGTCTTCGTAGGCGAATTGGGACTCTTCGGTGAGGTGGTTAGGATACAGGGGAACACAGCCTTCATACAGGTTTATGAGGAGACCACGGGCTTAAGGCCTGGGGAGCCCGTGATAAGGACTGGCGAGCCCCTCAGTGCATGGCTCGGCCCTGGAATAGTCAATAGGGTTTATGATGGTGTCCAAAGACCGCTCCCATTGATTTTCGACCTGACCAAGAGGCCGTTTGTGGCTAGGGGTATTAATTACGATAAGGCACCACCACTGGACTTCAAGAGGAAGTGGAAGTGGATACCCAAGGTCAAGGTTGGTGATAAGGTTGAGGTGGGCGACATACTGGGTGTGGTCCCAGAAACCCCACTCTTCGAGCACAGGATACTATACCCACCCATCTACAGGGCCGGCGGTGTTGTTAAGTACATAGCTCCAGAGGGGGAGTACACAATAGATGATGTAATAGCTGAGGTGGAGACTAAGGAGGGCACGGTAAAGGTTAAGATGTGGCATAAATGGCCTGTGAGGAGGCCTAGACCATTCAAGGAGAAGCTACCACCAGTACAACCCTTAATAACGGGTATCAGGGTCATAGACACACTATTCCCAATAGCCATAGGGGGAGCCGCATCCATCCCAGGGCCTTTCGGGAGTGGAAAGACCGTGACCATCCGTACACTGGCCATGTATAGTGAGGCTAGGTACGTAATCCCAGTCCTGTGTGGCGAGCGTGGTAACGAGGCTGCCGATGCATTGCAGGGCCTTCTTAAGCTGGTGGATCCCAACACAGGTAGGCCATTGATGGAGAGGACAACGATAATTGTTAATACGTCCAACATGCCCGTGGCCGCCAGGGAGGCTTCAATTTACATGGGGGTCACAATAGCCGAGTACATAAGGGACCAGGGCTATGACGCATTCCTAATGGCTGACTCCACAAGCCGCTGGGCTGAGGCTATGAGGGAGGTAGCCCTGAGAATCGGTGAGATGCCAAGTGAGGAGGGATTCCCCGCGTACTTACCCACTAGGTTGGCGGAGTTTTATGAGAGGTCTGGTAGGGTTATTACGTTGGGTAGTGGGGAGAGGCTTGGTTCCGTCACCATAGCTGCCTCCGTGAGCCCACCAGGCGGTGACTTTACCGAACCCGTGACCAGCCACACATTGAGGTTCGTAGGCGCCTTTTGGCCGTTGGATGCCAGGCTCGCCTACTCAAGGCACTACCCAGCCATTAATTGGCTCATGGGGTTCAGTAGGTACGTGGACACAGTGGCCCAGTGGTACCATAAGAACGTGGCCCCTGACTGGAGGGAGCTTAGGGACGAGGCCATGAGGGTACTTACGAGGGAGGCCGAGCTTCAGGAGGTTGTTAGGATACTGGGTACCGAGGCTTTGAGCGAGCAGGAGAAGCACATACTAAACACGGCTTTCATAATTAGGGAGGGCTTCCTGAAGCAGGACGCCTACCACCCAGTGGATGTTAAATCCCTGCCTCCAAAGCAGTACTGGCTCCTTAGGTTGATAATTACGTTCTATAGGAAGGGGCTAGAGGCCATTAGTAAGGGTGTTCCGGCAAGCGCCCTGAGGGAGCTTGACCTGGTTAAGAGGCTTCCTAGGCTTAGGATGGAGGTTAGGAATGAGGAGTACCAGAAGCTGATTGATTATGAGAAGGCCCTGGTTGAGGCCATTGAGAATCTGGAGAGGCAGTACGAGAGCCAGGCGCTGGTTAAGG
- a CDS encoding V-type ATP synthase subunit E, which yields MSEQELSQRLINNIVNKLTEEINQWSNNLRLKAEAELYESARAVVDKYSNALSNVDRELNLEREYRLYNEIMRAKRERLKILDQAYESLINKVKERIRGMRGTDDYKAFIKNTLMWAISIVGSNDVIIYTSKADEGVVKEVATELGLTADVKSLENNEIVGLIVETRDRAVTVDATLDARIRLMEHQIKTLLAQEAAKTA from the coding sequence GTGTCCGAGCAGGAATTATCACAGAGGCTAATCAATAACATAGTTAATAAACTCACCGAGGAGATAAACCAATGGAGCAACAACCTGAGGCTGAAGGCCGAGGCTGAATTGTACGAGAGTGCCAGGGCGGTTGTTGATAAGTACTCAAACGCGTTGTCGAATGTTGATAGGGAATTGAACCTGGAAAGGGAGTACAGGCTCTACAACGAGATAATGAGGGCCAAGAGGGAGAGATTAAAAATACTGGATCAGGCCTACGAGAGCCTCATAAACAAGGTTAAGGAGAGGATAAGGGGTATGAGGGGCACCGATGATTACAAGGCCTTCATCAAGAACACCCTCATGTGGGCAATCTCAATAGTTGGCTCAAACGACGTAATAATATACACGAGCAAGGCTGATGAGGGTGTCGTGAAGGAGGTAGCCACAGAACTGGGGCTCACGGCTGACGTGAAGTCCCTGGAGAACAACGAAATAGTAGGACTCATTGTGGAGACCAGGGACAGGGCGGTCACAGTCGACGCCACACTGGACGCTAGAATAAGGCTCATGGAGCACCAAATAAAGACCCTACTGGCCCAGGAAGCCGCGAAGACGGCATAA
- a CDS encoding V-type ATP synthase subunit F, protein MRAIVIGDEHTVYALRMMGFEGRVLGKNEDLIRVIRELSLEEDVGVIMVTNELTAKFRDEFNKLRMKMRKPLLIEIPTLREVKREEINYLAILRSTLGI, encoded by the coding sequence GTGCGCGCCATAGTTATTGGTGATGAGCACACGGTATACGCACTAAGGATGATGGGATTTGAGGGGAGGGTTTTGGGTAAAAATGAGGATTTAATAAGGGTCATTAGGGAGTTGAGCCTCGAGGAGGATGTGGGGGTCATAATGGTCACCAACGAACTAACCGCTAAATTCAGAGATGAATTCAACAAGCTGAGGATGAAGATGAGGAAACCACTCCTAATCGAGATACCCACACTAAGGGAGGTTAAGCGCGAGGAGATTAATTACCTAGCCATACTAAGGAGCACACTGGGCATCTAG
- a CDS encoding CDP-2,3-bis-(O-geranylgeranyl)-sn-glycerol synthase, producing MGIASDLLITILIIWPPYVSNATPVIAGKVFRRRTPMDFGRNFIDGKRVFGDGKTYEGFITGFLAGFIIGELTYLAIKPLGLSPNLPSTPAVALMCLMALVGDLIGAFIKRRLGLPRGAPAPLLDQLDFLLMALLALWLIQPQVLKPIYAILAVIITPPIHLATNAIAYLLGLKREPW from the coding sequence ATGGGCATAGCAAGTGACTTATTAATAACGATACTAATCATATGGCCACCCTACGTATCCAACGCCACACCAGTAATCGCAGGCAAGGTCTTTAGGAGAAGAACTCCCATGGACTTCGGAAGAAACTTCATAGACGGTAAGAGGGTATTTGGTGATGGGAAGACCTACGAGGGCTTCATAACGGGCTTCCTCGCGGGCTTCATAATTGGGGAGTTAACGTACCTAGCCATAAAACCCCTGGGACTCAGTCCCAACCTACCCAGCACACCCGCCGTGGCCCTCATGTGCCTCATGGCGTTAGTGGGCGACTTAATAGGAGCCTTCATAAAGAGGAGGCTGGGACTACCAAGGGGCGCGCCCGCACCCCTACTCGACCAACTGGACTTCCTACTAATGGCGCTACTGGCCCTTTGGTTAATACAGCCCCAGGTGCTTAAGCCCATCTACGCCATACTGGCAGTCATAATAACACCACCCATACACCTGGCCACGAACGCCATAGCATACCTACTGGGGCTTAAGAGGGAGCCTTGGTAA
- a CDS encoding C2H2-type zinc finger protein, translated as MSQGIEVKAVTKVVMCPLCGYLGDDAGKVFDSLRNATPTPVLKCPKCGVEVRSEEFATHLRKHARIGGKTWTCDICGAKLNGEGAFLRHVKEHLLLSVRRGGLTVYYCLVCGQEFITKNSALAHIRSKHEAE; from the coding sequence GTGAGCCAGGGCATTGAGGTTAAGGCCGTGACCAAGGTGGTGATGTGCCCACTCTGTGGTTACCTGGGTGATGACGCAGGTAAGGTATTCGACTCACTAAGGAACGCAACACCCACGCCGGTCCTCAAATGCCCTAAGTGTGGTGTGGAGGTAAGGAGTGAGGAATTCGCAACACACCTCAGGAAGCACGCTAGGATCGGCGGTAAGACATGGACATGCGACATATGCGGCGCGAAACTCAACGGTGAGGGCGCATTCCTAAGGCATGTTAAGGAGCACCTACTACTCTCCGTGAGGCGCGGCGGCTTGACGGTGTACTACTGCCTAGTCTGTGGTCAGGAGTTCATAACCAAGAACTCAGCCCTAGCCCACATACGCAGTAAGCACGAGGCGGAGTGA
- a CDS encoding Zn-ribbon domain-containing OB-fold protein — protein MVGGTPIKESEVKNYPHEEWLKPFQYNVTAGTAYSKFLEGLKSGKILGTYCRVCGNVFVPPKMYCPYCFRPVDGWVEVKDEGTVVTAVVSYISSTREPLKEPRVVGVVKLDVPGREFSEHRFPGIMHYLCVDPEVVKSMKVFGMRVKARWKPENQRVGSVLDIECFEPVG, from the coding sequence ATGGTTGGTGGGACACCCATTAAGGAGAGTGAGGTTAAGAATTACCCGCATGAGGAATGGTTAAAGCCATTTCAATACAACGTGACCGCGGGCACGGCATACTCCAAGTTCCTGGAGGGTCTTAAAAGCGGTAAGATACTCGGCACGTACTGCAGGGTTTGTGGGAACGTATTCGTACCACCCAAGATGTACTGCCCCTACTGCTTCCGCCCTGTTGATGGTTGGGTTGAGGTTAAGGATGAAGGTACGGTGGTCACGGCAGTGGTGAGCTACATAAGCAGCACCAGGGAGCCCCTTAAGGAACCCAGGGTTGTTGGTGTTGTGAAGCTCGACGTACCAGGCAGGGAGTTCAGCGAGCATAGGTTCCCAGGGATCATGCACTACCTCTGCGTGGATCCCGAAGTCGTTAAGTCCATGAAGGTCTTCGGCATGAGGGTCAAGGCCCGTTGGAAGCCTGAGAACCAGAGAGTGGGTTCTGTACTGGATATTGAGTGTTTCGAGCCCGTGGGGTGA
- a CDS encoding Zn-ribbon domain-containing OB-fold protein produces MSHEKLGINKDVRHWLHTIEQGYRYTAGPIGSKFLEGLRSGKLLAGKCSVCGRLLIPPKAFCQYDFGEVKELVEVAPVGTLRTFTVVYEDSYGNKLPNPVIIGFITFPNTVGGIVHYIINAKPERLRIGMLVRPVFKPEGERRGSLTDIVGFEPA; encoded by the coding sequence ATGTCCCATGAGAAGCTGGGCATAAATAAGGACGTAAGGCATTGGCTACACACCATTGAGCAGGGTTACAGGTACACGGCGGGGCCCATTGGGAGTAAGTTCCTGGAGGGACTGAGGAGTGGTAAGTTGCTGGCGGGTAAATGCTCCGTGTGCGGCCGCCTATTAATACCGCCAAAGGCCTTTTGTCAGTACGATTTTGGTGAGGTTAAGGAGCTAGTTGAGGTGGCGCCCGTGGGTACCCTGAGGACGTTCACCGTAGTTTACGAGGACTCCTACGGCAATAAACTACCCAATCCCGTAATAATAGGCTTCATAACATTCCCCAACACGGTGGGTGGTATCGTGCATTACATAATAAACGCAAAGCCCGAGAGGTTGAGGATTGGCATGCTTGTGAGGCCCGTGTTTAAGCCCGAGGGTGAAAGGAGGGGTTCATTGACGGATATCGTGGGCTTCGAACCAGCTTGA
- a CDS encoding 30S ribosomal protein S3 has protein sequence MSIQQKRLPVYKKILQDKVKEWMIKEFLNYRLAKQGYVDSDVMRTPLGTRVIIYAERPNRIIGRKGLIVKELQELLSKKLNVENPVIDVTPVQNPELNPKIIANRIAWAMTKGVKFRRAGMIAIRQIMDGGARGAEITISGKLTSERARFEKYVFGTIYKNGYDSKSKVQRFVGQVLLKPGLYGIEVRILPPVKASDEFTIKPPAREVPAEVQGVSTEGGSGGEQAKA, from the coding sequence ATGAGTATACAACAGAAGCGGTTGCCCGTTTACAAGAAGATACTGCAGGATAAGGTTAAGGAGTGGATGATCAAGGAATTCCTAAACTATAGACTGGCTAAGCAGGGCTACGTGGACTCCGACGTCATGAGGACCCCACTGGGTACCAGGGTCATTATATATGCCGAGAGGCCCAATAGGATTATTGGTAGGAAGGGCCTAATAGTTAAGGAGCTCCAGGAACTACTTAGTAAGAAGCTTAATGTTGAGAACCCAGTCATCGACGTGACCCCGGTACAAAACCCTGAGTTGAACCCCAAGATAATAGCCAATAGGATTGCCTGGGCAATGACCAAGGGTGTTAAGTTCAGGAGGGCTGGTATGATAGCCATTAGGCAGATAATGGATGGTGGGGCCAGGGGCGCCGAGATAACAATAAGCGGTAAGCTAACCAGTGAAAGGGCTAGGTTTGAGAAGTACGTGTTCGGCACCATCTACAAGAATGGCTATGACTCCAAGTCCAAGGTCCAGAGGTTCGTGGGACAGGTACTACTTAAGCCTGGGCTCTACGGTATAGAGGTCAGGATACTACCGCCGGTTAAGGCCAGTGATGAGTTCACAATAAAGCCACCAGCCAGGGAGGTACCCGCGGAGGTTCAGGGAGTGAGCACGGAGGGTGGTTCTGGTGGCGAGCAGGCAAAGGCTTAA
- the rpmC gene encoding 50S ribosomal protein L29, which yields MASRQRLNAKTIRNMKPEDRAKLLNDLRNELLRLQTQRARGTLDNPGRLRAIRRAIARILTIMNEEARKAASQ from the coding sequence GTGGCGAGCAGGCAAAGGCTTAATGCAAAGACCATTAGGAACATGAAGCCCGAGGACAGGGCCAAGCTACTAAACGACCTAAGGAACGAATTACTGAGACTCCAAACCCAGAGGGCAAGGGGTACTCTTGACAACCCAGGTAGGTTGAGGGCGATTAGGAGGGCCATCGCCAGGATATTAACGATAATGAATGAGGAGGCCCGTAAGGCGGCCTCCCAATGA
- a CDS encoding ribonuclease P protein subunit, which produces MRRTIRSIIFKVVSTVNCRNRDANGIEGIVIEETRNTIKVLTMTGSVKTIIKEDCWFYVNDGDCTYLVPGHKLILRE; this is translated from the coding sequence ATGAGGAGGACCATAAGGTCCATTATCTTTAAGGTAGTATCCACTGTAAATTGCAGGAATAGGGATGCTAATGGTATCGAGGGCATAGTCATTGAGGAGACCAGGAACACCATAAAGGTGCTCACAATGACAGGCTCTGTAAAGACCATTATTAAGGAGGACTGCTGGTTCTACGTGAACGACGGGGACTGCACATACCTAGTGCCCGGTCATAAATTAATCCTCAGGGAATAA
- a CDS encoding geranylgeranylglycerol-phosphate geranylgeranyltransferase has product MGIKPILKLARIEHGVLAGLIVVATYFICGGTNPLGSLALFLSTLLAEVFLFVTNDIHNVGEDRVNRPDAPLVRGDVGMGVAWALALVSVALSIVVNLLGVLLLGLSPWSLLVLIAALLMGYLYNYRLKRVLLVNNILVSITSSLTLLYGLYSVVETPLYALPYALFITSALATMGRELIKGVLDIRGDELVGVRTVANTYGTRRAVSMAVAFTVAAILTSTLLILYSLNLRFGYVFITGVLITDVILAYLSVMVMRREDYLGRFRGGALLAMSITIITYLVMALLQVVIP; this is encoded by the coding sequence GTGGGCATCAAACCCATACTGAAACTCGCCAGGATTGAGCACGGAGTGTTGGCGGGGCTCATAGTGGTGGCCACATACTTCATATGCGGGGGCACGAACCCACTGGGCTCGCTGGCCCTATTCCTATCAACACTACTGGCCGAGGTCTTCCTATTCGTAACAAACGACATACACAACGTGGGGGAGGACCGTGTGAATAGGCCCGATGCACCCCTGGTTAGGGGTGATGTGGGCATGGGCGTGGCCTGGGCGCTGGCGTTGGTGTCCGTGGCACTGTCAATAGTGGTGAACCTACTGGGCGTGTTACTGCTTGGTTTAAGTCCCTGGAGCCTGTTGGTACTAATTGCGGCGTTACTAATGGGTTACCTCTATAATTACCGCCTAAAGAGGGTTTTACTCGTGAATAATATCCTTGTCTCAATAACATCATCACTAACACTCCTATACGGGCTATACTCCGTGGTCGAAACCCCACTCTACGCACTACCCTACGCGCTATTCATAACCTCCGCGCTGGCCACCATGGGCAGGGAGCTAATCAAGGGCGTTCTGGACATAAGGGGTGATGAGTTGGTGGGTGTTAGGACCGTGGCCAATACTTACGGAACTAGGCGCGCGGTGTCCATGGCCGTTGCCTTCACGGTAGCGGCAATACTAACATCAACCCTACTAATCCTGTACTCACTGAACCTGCGCTTTGGCTATGTCTTCATAACCGGCGTCTTAATAACCGACGTGATCCTCGCATACCTAAGTGTGATGGTTATGAGGAGGGAGGACTACCTAGGTAGGTTTAGGGGTGGTGCCCTGCTGGCTATGTCCATAACAATAATCACCTACTTAGTAATGGCATTGCTGCAGGTGGTTATTCCCTGA
- a CDS encoding glutamate synthase-related protein — MSLALTRIFIRLRAYWAMIRGLREFINDYPFDEIALKALKGRDAVYPFGEMASYGTAVLGSNVYESKGIPRFKTLDDTVILTPPAFTPRRLEKMTELLRETTFMDVNLETTLGGFKVSMPVVVGSMGSTSIASKFSLDIARAAAKAGIVMGIGENVATVRGYSRRYSRGHPSFKERLMAYLTNVGKYGGVIIQQNVEDAYDELWNKVYSDKDVEPYIEEGLVGFEIKMGQGAKPGLGGVIKIPREEAIRLKAKYHFEVDPERVKDKYITRYSVPGTFTEDILRGMIRFMKTAYPRARIWIKLGPYRDVDRVISIAHEEGADAVVIDGKEGGTGMAPSMALKHLGYPTLVALKKIHDARKLGINDLSLLIAGRLYNGSHIVKSIALGTSGVYMARPFLIAAMVNGERGVLNYIEAIKEETQMLVSALGKYDIKELNWKEDVAALDRDVAEMFSIPYVYSSNY; from the coding sequence ATGTCATTAGCCTTAACCAGGATATTCATAAGGCTCAGGGCTTACTGGGCCATGATTAGGGGGCTCAGGGAGTTCATAAATGATTACCCATTTGATGAGATAGCCCTCAAAGCCCTAAAGGGCCGGGATGCCGTTTACCCATTCGGTGAGATGGCGTCCTACGGAACCGCGGTCCTCGGATCCAATGTGTATGAGAGTAAGGGCATTCCCAGGTTTAAGACGCTGGATGACACGGTGATACTCACACCGCCCGCATTCACGCCAAGGAGGCTTGAGAAGATGACTGAGTTGCTTAGGGAGACCACCTTCATGGATGTTAACCTGGAGACCACGTTGGGTGGTTTTAAGGTTTCCATGCCCGTGGTTGTGGGCTCCATGGGCTCCACATCAATAGCCAGTAAGTTTAGCCTTGATATTGCCAGGGCCGCGGCTAAGGCTGGTATTGTCATGGGTATTGGGGAGAACGTGGCCACTGTCAGGGGTTACTCCAGGAGGTACTCCAGGGGGCACCCAAGCTTTAAGGAGAGGCTTATGGCGTACTTAACGAATGTGGGTAAGTACGGTGGTGTCATTATTCAGCAGAACGTGGAGGATGCCTATGATGAGCTCTGGAACAAGGTTTACAGTGATAAGGATGTGGAGCCGTACATTGAGGAGGGGCTTGTGGGCTTTGAGATTAAGATGGGGCAGGGTGCCAAGCCCGGCCTTGGTGGGGTTATTAAAATACCCAGGGAGGAAGCCATTAGGTTGAAGGCTAAGTACCACTTCGAGGTGGACCCGGAGAGGGTTAAGGATAAGTACATAACGAGGTACTCAGTACCTGGAACCTTCACGGAGGACATCCTAAGGGGCATGATAAGGTTCATGAAGACTGCGTACCCAAGGGCCAGGATATGGATAAAACTGGGCCCGTACAGGGATGTGGATAGGGTCATTAGCATAGCCCATGAGGAGGGTGCCGACGCGGTGGTTATTGATGGTAAGGAGGGTGGTACTGGAATGGCGCCATCAATGGCGCTGAAGCACCTGGGCTACCCAACCCTAGTGGCCCTGAAGAAGATTCATGACGCCAGGAAACTGGGCATTAACGACCTGTCACTACTCATTGCCGGTAGGCTCTATAATGGGTCTCACATTGTTAAGTCCATAGCCCTGGGGACCTCTGGGGTTTACATGGCCAGGCCATTCCTGATAGCAGCCATGGTCAATGGTGAAAGGGGTGTTTTGAACTACATAGAGGCCATTAAGGAGGAGACACAAATGCTCGTTTCAGCCCTGGGTAAGTATGATATTAAGGAGCTGAATTGGAAGGAGGATGTGGCCGCCCTGGATAGGGATGTGGCGGAGATGTTCTCGATACCGTACGTTTACTCATCAAATTACTAA